In Paenibacillus hexagrammi, the following are encoded in one genomic region:
- a CDS encoding IS5 family transposase translates to MFQRSEGQLILPGDFFLPFGGKLSEDNRWVLLAAMIPWAKVEEKYAKSFKRSQKGQKAVPVRVALGALIIQERLGTDDRETLQQILENPYLQYFLGLPGYQNRRPFHASLMTHFRKRLGSDVLQEVNEWIALEEVQKQTDEQGSDDDDSSGGNAAGSASGSLTHQNAEAPLHQGKLLLDATCAPADMAYPTDLSLLNDAREKLEIIIDLLHQPHRGKTAKPRTYRQKARKAYLAVSKQRRVKPRTMRKAIGKQLRFVARNLRTVAALAETSHLSALPRSLYKKLLVIQELYRQQRQMFDERSHSIPDRIVSISQPHVRPIVRGKAKASVEFGAKVAISLVNGFAFEEKRDWDNFNEGLTLKASVEAYYKRFGFYPEAVLADQIYRNRENLRYCKGLGIRLSGPQLGRPSANQEEAKRLSKVDASERNAIEGKFGEGKRCYGLGRIRARLQATSETVISMQFLVMNLERRLRLFFLSFFAGLQTVRLCVNVRLLKLN, encoded by the coding sequence ATGTTTCAGCGAAGTGAAGGTCAGCTCATTCTGCCAGGCGACTTCTTCCTGCCGTTTGGTGGAAAATTAAGCGAAGATAACCGCTGGGTGCTTCTCGCGGCGATGATCCCATGGGCAAAGGTTGAGGAGAAGTACGCCAAATCCTTCAAAAGGAGCCAAAAGGGTCAAAAAGCGGTACCCGTCCGTGTCGCGCTCGGGGCGCTCATCATTCAAGAGCGGCTCGGGACCGATGACCGAGAAACACTTCAGCAGATTCTGGAGAACCCGTATCTGCAGTACTTCCTGGGGTTGCCTGGTTATCAGAATCGACGTCCGTTTCACGCATCACTTATGACTCACTTCCGTAAGCGACTTGGCAGCGACGTCCTTCAAGAAGTGAATGAATGGATTGCCCTCGAAGAGGTCCAGAAACAGACAGACGAGCAAGGCTCGGATGATGACGACTCCAGTGGAGGCAACGCTGCAGGAAGCGCAAGCGGGAGTCTCACGCATCAAAACGCCGAAGCGCCTCTTCATCAAGGAAAGCTGCTCCTTGATGCCACCTGCGCTCCCGCCGACATGGCGTATCCAACCGACCTGTCGCTGCTGAATGATGCGCGCGAAAAACTGGAAATCATCATTGACCTGCTTCATCAGCCGCACCGTGGAAAGACCGCAAAACCGCGAACCTATCGGCAAAAAGCCAGGAAGGCGTACCTTGCTGTGTCCAAGCAGCGGCGCGTAAAGCCCCGCACGATGCGCAAAGCGATCGGAAAGCAACTGCGGTTCGTTGCGCGCAACTTACGAACGGTTGCTGCTTTAGCTGAAACTAGTCATCTGTCGGCACTGCCTAGGAGCCTGTACAAAAAACTGTTGGTCATTCAGGAGCTGTACCGCCAGCAACGGCAGATGTTCGATGAACGCTCGCACAGCATCCCGGATCGGATCGTCAGCATCTCGCAACCGCACGTTCGTCCCATTGTGCGCGGCAAGGCAAAGGCCAGCGTAGAGTTTGGCGCGAAAGTCGCCATCAGCTTGGTGAACGGCTTTGCGTTTGAAGAGAAACGGGATTGGGACAATTTCAACGAAGGTCTCACGCTGAAGGCCTCAGTCGAAGCCTACTACAAACGATTTGGCTTCTACCCCGAAGCGGTGCTTGCGGATCAGATCTACCGTAACCGTGAAAACCTGCGGTATTGCAAGGGTTTGGGCATCCGCCTCAGCGGACCGCAACTTGGGCGACCATCCGCTAATCAAGAGGAAGCCAAGCGCCTCTCCAAGGTCGACGCATCGGAACGTAACGCAATCGAAGGCAAATTCGGCGAGGGCAAGCGTTGCTATGGGCTTGGTCGTATTCGAGCACGCCTTCAGGCGACGAGCGAGACGGTCATCAGCATGCAGTTCCTCGTGATGAATCTGGAGCGAAGACTACGGCTTTTCTTTCTGTCTTTTTTCGCGGGGTTGCAAACGGTTCGGCTATGCGTGAACGTGAGGCTTTTGAAACTAAATTGA
- the purE gene encoding 5-(carboxyamino)imidazole ribonucleotide mutase yields MTVRVGVIMGSQSDWETMKHACEILEELGVPYEKKVVSAHRTPDLMFDYAASAASRGIQVIIAGAGGAAHLPGMVASKTELPVIGVPVKTSTLNGLDSLLSIVQMPGGIPVATVAIGHAGATNAGLLAAQILGAFEPELQAKVKARRERIAQTVMESSEQL; encoded by the coding sequence ATGACAGTACGTGTTGGTGTCATAATGGGAAGCCAGTCGGATTGGGAAACGATGAAGCATGCATGTGAGATTCTGGAGGAGCTTGGAGTGCCTTATGAGAAAAAGGTTGTCTCCGCGCATAGAACGCCGGATCTTATGTTTGACTATGCTGCATCCGCCGCAAGCCGCGGCATCCAAGTGATTATAGCCGGAGCAGGCGGTGCGGCGCATTTACCAGGAATGGTAGCGTCCAAGACGGAGCTTCCGGTTATTGGTGTTCCGGTAAAAACGTCCACGCTGAACGGCTTGGACTCGCTGCTCTCGATCGTGCAAATGCCGGGCGGTATTCCGGTTGCAACGGTGGCGATCGGTCATGCCGGAGCTACGAATGCAGGTCTTCTGGCTGCACAAATCCTCGGAGCATTCGAACCTGAGCTGCAGGCGAAGGTGAAAGCACGCCGCGAGCGGATCGCGCAGACGGTGATGGAAAGCAGTGAGCAGCTATGA